The proteins below come from a single Kitasatospora sp. NBC_00315 genomic window:
- a CDS encoding WXG100 family type VII secretion target, giving the protein MSNDEPAWYETEATHEEPLEQAQPEFLARQGVELAPDEPFVQARQGVELAPDEPFVQARQGVELAPDEPFVQARQGVELMPDEPFVQARQGVELAPDEPFVQARQGVELMPDEPFVQARQGVELAPDEPFVQARQGVELAPDEPFVQARQGVELAPDEPFVQAQSELRPAERHGMELPEGQLRPAQSELRMAALPEQQVRARTAASVSKRRVEGADGGGSAGQGFKVDPEQYQAAVSPMLAASEQVRSLYTSLSAFLPSLEAQNPWGNDESGKKFAEGEKGYLKYSKDTLDVVKGLPDALKGIADGLKAMAQSYQGADESIAAEFDGMDTGASSLPAAPSLPSTPVNIPVHIPVTPRNVIQSGRH; this is encoded by the coding sequence ATGAGCAACGACGAGCCCGCCTGGTACGAGACCGAGGCCACGCATGAGGAGCCGTTGGAACAGGCACAGCCCGAGTTTTTGGCGCGGCAGGGGGTTGAGTTGGCGCCCGATGAGCCGTTTGTGCAGGCGCGGCAGGGGGTTGAGTTGGCGCCCGATGAGCCGTTTGTGCAGGCGCGGCAGGGGGTTGAGTTGGCGCCCGATGAGCCGTTTGTGCAGGCGCGGCAGGGGGTTGAGTTGATGCCCGATGAGCCGTTTGTGCAGGCGCGGCAGGGGGTTGAGTTGGCGCCTGATGAGCCGTTTGTGCAGGCGCGGCAGGGGGTTGAGTTGATGCCCGATGAGCCGTTTGTGCAGGCGCGGCAGGGGGTTGAGTTGGCGCCCGATGAGCCGTTTGTGCAGGCGCGGCAGGGGGTTGAGTTGGCGCCTGACGAGCCGTTTGTGCAGGCGCGGCAGGGGGTTGAGTTGGCGCCCGATGAGCCGTTTGTGCAGGCACAGTCGGAGTTGAGGCCGGCGGAGCGGCACGGGATGGAGCTGCCTGAAGGGCAGTTGAGGCCGGCGCAGTCGGAGTTGAGGATGGCCGCGCTGCCCGAGCAGCAGGTGCGGGCCCGCACTGCCGCGTCGGTGTCCAAGCGGAGGGTTGAGGGGGCTGACGGCGGCGGCAGTGCCGGTCAGGGCTTCAAGGTCGACCCGGAGCAGTACCAGGCGGCGGTGTCGCCGATGCTCGCCGCATCCGAGCAGGTCCGGTCGCTGTACACCTCGTTGAGCGCGTTCCTGCCATCGCTGGAGGCGCAGAACCCGTGGGGCAACGACGAGTCCGGCAAGAAGTTCGCCGAGGGTGAGAAGGGCTACCTGAAGTACAGCAAGGACACGCTGGACGTCGTCAAGGGCCTGCCCGACGCGCTGAAGGGCATCGCCGACGGTCTGAAGGCGATGGCCCAGAGCTACCAGGGCGCCGACGAGTCGATCGCCGCCGAGTTCGACGGCATGGACACCGGCGCGAGCTCGCTGCCCGCGGCGCCGTCCCTGCCGAGCACCCCGGTGAACATCCCCGTACACATCCCGGTGACCCCGCGGAATGTCATCCAGAGCGGAAGGCACTGA